One window from the genome of Musa acuminata AAA Group cultivar baxijiao chromosome BXJ1-4, Cavendish_Baxijiao_AAA, whole genome shotgun sequence encodes:
- the LOC135653184 gene encoding probable beta-D-xylosidase 6 isoform X1 — protein sequence MKAVGCLQISPTGIPPAPRYTVTCIVKTNQYVFTVTSGQKCRKHKQKHTELTDTRNRKPFTTYSTLITPNLRDSLPHPVKQACSWSNASMRLHQPLQWILLFFFLLAASFDPLATSLASDDAQLPKVPCESPNYSSFPFCNTSLPVAVRARNLVSLLTLPEKIQQLSNTAGAVPRLGLPTFEWWSESLHGIAVNGPGVAFNGSVRAATEFPQVILTAAAFNRTLWRAVARAIAVEARAMYNVGQAGLTYWAPNINIFRDPRWGRGQETPGEDPLVASEYAVEYVKGFQGEYDNGEAGSSSMMLSACCKHYTAYDLDRWGNYTRYIFDAQVTEQDMEDTYQPPFESCIKEGHASCLMCAYNQVNGVPACARGDLLEKARKEWGFEGYVTSDCDAVAIIYEDQQYSSSPEDSIASVLKAGMDINCGTYLLRFTESAVKSGKVQEEDIDRALLNLFSVQLRLGVFDGDHAKNRFGHLGPKNLCTQEHRELALEAVRQGIVLLKNEGLLPLRKNEVSSVAIIGPAASYTSVYGGDYTGFPCNPTSFLEGLRSYVPRTTFAAGCMDMPCETTVGFEEAVDIAKDADIVVMVAGLNLTEETEDLDRHSLLLPGKQMDLVRSIASVSKKPLILVLIGGGPIDVSFAKEDPLVASILWIGYPGEVGGQALAEALFGDLNPGGRLPVTWYPESFTSVPMTDMNMRADPSRGYPGRTYRFYTGKAVYEFGYGLSYSNYSYKFLSMPEKIRLARSSAMRGRLDVVHIEEVASCDAMRFHVQVSVINNGGVDGSHAVLLFSRSGTNVRGVPQKQLIGFERVRTTCYEATEVTILVDPCKHLSTVNEHGQRVLPLGAHVIMLEDLEHKLVIEEEETKMHDEL from the exons ATGAAGGCTGTAGGTTGCTTGCAAATTTCACCCACAGGAATTCCACCAGCTCCTAG GTACACAGTAACCTGCATTGTGAAGACCAATCAGTACGTTTTTACTGTGACATCAGGACAAAAATGTCGCAAGCACAAACAGAAACATACTGAGCTTACTGACACTCGAAATAGAAAACCATTCACCACCTACTCCACACTGATAACCCCCAACCTCAGAGATTCCCTTCCCCACCCTGTCAAGCAAGCTTGCTCATGGTCGAACGCCAGTATGAGGTTGCATCAGCCGCTGCAAtggatcctcctcttcttcttccttttggcCGCCTCCTTCGATCCCCTAGCCACCAGCCTCGCCAGTGATGATGCCCAACTCCCCAAGGTGCCATGCGAGTCCCCGAACtactcctccttccccttctgcAACACATCCCTCCCCGTCGCCGTTCGCGCCCGCAACCTCGTCTCCCTCCTCACCCTGCCGGAGAAGATCCAGCAGCTCTCCAACACCGCCGGTGCCGTACCCCGCCTCGGCCTCCCGACCTTCGAGTGGTGGTCCGAGTCCCTCCATGGCATCGCGGTCAACGGCCCCGGCGTCGCCTTCAACGGCTCCGTCCGCGCCGCCACCGAGTTCCCCCAGGTCATCCTCACTGCCGCCGCCTTCAACCGTACGCTGTGGCGCGCCGTGGCCCGCGCCATCGCCGTCGAGGCCCGGGCCATGTACAACGTCGGCCAGGCCGGCCTCACCTACTGGGCACCCAACATCAACATCTTCCGGGACCCGCGGTGGGGCCGGGGCCAGGAGACGCCCGGCGAGGACCCGCTTGTGGCGTCCGAGTACGCCGTGGAGTACGTGAAGGGATTCCAGGGGGAATACGACAACGGCGAAGCCGGCAGCAGTTCTATGATGCTTTCCGCCTGCTGCAAGCACTACACCGCTTATGATTTGGACAGATGGGGCAATTACACCAGATACATCTTCGATGCGCAG GTGACGGAGCAGGACATGGAGGACACATACCAACCTCCATTTGAGAGCTGCATCAAAGAAGGTCATGCGAGTTGTCTCATGTGTGCCTACAATCAGGTCAATGGTGTGCCTGCTTGTGCTCGGGGTGACCTCTTAGAGAAAGCACGAAAAGAATGGGGATTCGAGGG ATATGTTACCTCCGACTGTGATGCTGTTGCGATAATTTATGAAGATCAGCAGTACTCCTCTTCACCTGAAGATTCGATTGCTTCTGTTCTAAAAGCAG GAATGGATATCAATTGTGGAACGTATCTGCTTCGGTTCACTGAGTCAGCAGTTAAGTCGGGAAAGGTTCAAGAAGAAGACATCGACCGAGCATTACTTAATCTGTTCTCTGTTCAGCTGAGACTTGGGGTCTTCGATGGTGACCATGCAAAGAATCGATTTGGGCACCTAGGACCCAAGAATCTCTGTACTCAGGAGCACAGGGAGCTCGCTCTCGAAGCAGTGAGACAGGGCATTGTCCTTTTGAAGAATGAAGGTCTTCTTCCCCTAAGGAAGAATGAGGTGAGTTCTGTGGCAATAATCGGTCCGGCTGCCAGTTACACAAGCGTATATGGTGGTGATTACACAG GCTTTCCTTGCAATCCAACAAGCTTTTTGGAAGGCCTCCGATCATATGTTCCAAGAACAACATTTGCTGCTGGTTGCATGGATATGCCCTGTGAAACAACGGTTGGATTTGAGGAAGCTGTTGACATTGCCAAAGATGCTGACATAGTCGTCATGGTTGCTGGACTCAATCTAACAGAAGAAACGGAAGATCTTGATCGGCACAGCCTCCTGCTGCCGGGCAAGCAGATGGATCTCGTAAGGTCCATCGCCAGTGTCAGTAAGAAACCACTGATACTAGTCCTAATCGGTGGTGGACCTATCGATGTTTCGTTCGCAAAAGAAGATCCATTAGTTGCTAGTATTCTTTGGATTGGATACCCAGGTGAAGTTGGTGGGCAAGCACTTGCAGAGGCTCTCTTTGGAGATCTCAACCCAG GGGGTAGGCTGCCTGTGACTTGGTACCCGGAGTCCTTCACCAGTGTCCCTATGACCGATATGAACATGAGAGCTGATCCTTCACGAGGTTACCCTGGGCGAACGTATCGATTCTACACAGGGAAGGCAGTCTATGAGTTCGGATATGGGTTGAGTTATTCCAACTACTCTTATAAGTTCTTATCGATGCCTGAAAAGATTAGACTGGCACGATCATCTGCTATGAGAGGTAGGCTGGATGTCGTGCATATTGAGGAGGTCGCGTCCTGCGATGCTATGAGATTTCATGTACAGGTATCAGTCATCAACAATGGTGGTGTGGATGGGAGTCACGCTGTTCTCCTGTTTTCTAGATCAGGAACAAACGTCAGAGGCGTTCCACAGAAGCAATTGATTGGCTTCGAGCGTGTGAGAACAACATGCTATGAAGCTACAGAAGTTACAATCTTGGTTGATCCTTGCAAGCATCTTAGCACGGTGAATGAGCATGGCCAACGGGTTCTACCACTGGGAGCTCATGTGATAATGCTGGAAGATTTGGAGCACAAGTTAGTCATCGAGGAAGAGGAGACGAAGATGCACGATGAGCTCTAA
- the LOC135653184 gene encoding probable beta-D-xylosidase 6 isoform X2 gives MRLHQPLQWILLFFFLLAASFDPLATSLASDDAQLPKVPCESPNYSSFPFCNTSLPVAVRARNLVSLLTLPEKIQQLSNTAGAVPRLGLPTFEWWSESLHGIAVNGPGVAFNGSVRAATEFPQVILTAAAFNRTLWRAVARAIAVEARAMYNVGQAGLTYWAPNINIFRDPRWGRGQETPGEDPLVASEYAVEYVKGFQGEYDNGEAGSSSMMLSACCKHYTAYDLDRWGNYTRYIFDAQVTEQDMEDTYQPPFESCIKEGHASCLMCAYNQVNGVPACARGDLLEKARKEWGFEGYVTSDCDAVAIIYEDQQYSSSPEDSIASVLKAGMDINCGTYLLRFTESAVKSGKVQEEDIDRALLNLFSVQLRLGVFDGDHAKNRFGHLGPKNLCTQEHRELALEAVRQGIVLLKNEGLLPLRKNEVSSVAIIGPAASYTSVYGGDYTGFPCNPTSFLEGLRSYVPRTTFAAGCMDMPCETTVGFEEAVDIAKDADIVVMVAGLNLTEETEDLDRHSLLLPGKQMDLVRSIASVSKKPLILVLIGGGPIDVSFAKEDPLVASILWIGYPGEVGGQALAEALFGDLNPGGRLPVTWYPESFTSVPMTDMNMRADPSRGYPGRTYRFYTGKAVYEFGYGLSYSNYSYKFLSMPEKIRLARSSAMRGRLDVVHIEEVASCDAMRFHVQVSVINNGGVDGSHAVLLFSRSGTNVRGVPQKQLIGFERVRTTCYEATEVTILVDPCKHLSTVNEHGQRVLPLGAHVIMLEDLEHKLVIEEEETKMHDEL, from the exons ATGAGGTTGCATCAGCCGCTGCAAtggatcctcctcttcttcttccttttggcCGCCTCCTTCGATCCCCTAGCCACCAGCCTCGCCAGTGATGATGCCCAACTCCCCAAGGTGCCATGCGAGTCCCCGAACtactcctccttccccttctgcAACACATCCCTCCCCGTCGCCGTTCGCGCCCGCAACCTCGTCTCCCTCCTCACCCTGCCGGAGAAGATCCAGCAGCTCTCCAACACCGCCGGTGCCGTACCCCGCCTCGGCCTCCCGACCTTCGAGTGGTGGTCCGAGTCCCTCCATGGCATCGCGGTCAACGGCCCCGGCGTCGCCTTCAACGGCTCCGTCCGCGCCGCCACCGAGTTCCCCCAGGTCATCCTCACTGCCGCCGCCTTCAACCGTACGCTGTGGCGCGCCGTGGCCCGCGCCATCGCCGTCGAGGCCCGGGCCATGTACAACGTCGGCCAGGCCGGCCTCACCTACTGGGCACCCAACATCAACATCTTCCGGGACCCGCGGTGGGGCCGGGGCCAGGAGACGCCCGGCGAGGACCCGCTTGTGGCGTCCGAGTACGCCGTGGAGTACGTGAAGGGATTCCAGGGGGAATACGACAACGGCGAAGCCGGCAGCAGTTCTATGATGCTTTCCGCCTGCTGCAAGCACTACACCGCTTATGATTTGGACAGATGGGGCAATTACACCAGATACATCTTCGATGCGCAG GTGACGGAGCAGGACATGGAGGACACATACCAACCTCCATTTGAGAGCTGCATCAAAGAAGGTCATGCGAGTTGTCTCATGTGTGCCTACAATCAGGTCAATGGTGTGCCTGCTTGTGCTCGGGGTGACCTCTTAGAGAAAGCACGAAAAGAATGGGGATTCGAGGG ATATGTTACCTCCGACTGTGATGCTGTTGCGATAATTTATGAAGATCAGCAGTACTCCTCTTCACCTGAAGATTCGATTGCTTCTGTTCTAAAAGCAG GAATGGATATCAATTGTGGAACGTATCTGCTTCGGTTCACTGAGTCAGCAGTTAAGTCGGGAAAGGTTCAAGAAGAAGACATCGACCGAGCATTACTTAATCTGTTCTCTGTTCAGCTGAGACTTGGGGTCTTCGATGGTGACCATGCAAAGAATCGATTTGGGCACCTAGGACCCAAGAATCTCTGTACTCAGGAGCACAGGGAGCTCGCTCTCGAAGCAGTGAGACAGGGCATTGTCCTTTTGAAGAATGAAGGTCTTCTTCCCCTAAGGAAGAATGAGGTGAGTTCTGTGGCAATAATCGGTCCGGCTGCCAGTTACACAAGCGTATATGGTGGTGATTACACAG GCTTTCCTTGCAATCCAACAAGCTTTTTGGAAGGCCTCCGATCATATGTTCCAAGAACAACATTTGCTGCTGGTTGCATGGATATGCCCTGTGAAACAACGGTTGGATTTGAGGAAGCTGTTGACATTGCCAAAGATGCTGACATAGTCGTCATGGTTGCTGGACTCAATCTAACAGAAGAAACGGAAGATCTTGATCGGCACAGCCTCCTGCTGCCGGGCAAGCAGATGGATCTCGTAAGGTCCATCGCCAGTGTCAGTAAGAAACCACTGATACTAGTCCTAATCGGTGGTGGACCTATCGATGTTTCGTTCGCAAAAGAAGATCCATTAGTTGCTAGTATTCTTTGGATTGGATACCCAGGTGAAGTTGGTGGGCAAGCACTTGCAGAGGCTCTCTTTGGAGATCTCAACCCAG GGGGTAGGCTGCCTGTGACTTGGTACCCGGAGTCCTTCACCAGTGTCCCTATGACCGATATGAACATGAGAGCTGATCCTTCACGAGGTTACCCTGGGCGAACGTATCGATTCTACACAGGGAAGGCAGTCTATGAGTTCGGATATGGGTTGAGTTATTCCAACTACTCTTATAAGTTCTTATCGATGCCTGAAAAGATTAGACTGGCACGATCATCTGCTATGAGAGGTAGGCTGGATGTCGTGCATATTGAGGAGGTCGCGTCCTGCGATGCTATGAGATTTCATGTACAGGTATCAGTCATCAACAATGGTGGTGTGGATGGGAGTCACGCTGTTCTCCTGTTTTCTAGATCAGGAACAAACGTCAGAGGCGTTCCACAGAAGCAATTGATTGGCTTCGAGCGTGTGAGAACAACATGCTATGAAGCTACAGAAGTTACAATCTTGGTTGATCCTTGCAAGCATCTTAGCACGGTGAATGAGCATGGCCAACGGGTTCTACCACTGGGAGCTCATGTGATAATGCTGGAAGATTTGGAGCACAAGTTAGTCATCGAGGAAGAGGAGACGAAGATGCACGATGAGCTCTAA